A single Populus nigra chromosome 13, ddPopNigr1.1, whole genome shotgun sequence DNA region contains:
- the LOC133671347 gene encoding LEAF RUST 10 DISEASE-RESISTANCE LOCUS RECEPTOR-LIKE PROTEIN KINASE-like 1.3 isoform X1 → MSWLILLLTIALVCGSAPVFAADDERYLNCMKSFDCGNIKGVGYPFSGSDRPDYCGYPGFELGCSNQFPEITIMRSTYKLLGINNRSRTLNVSRTDYTENLCPTLLSNTSLNPNLLSSTSDHAEVTLYYGCPSPSPPALSSQFTCNINDTVMVGNFITVNFSVLSITDPSLISYLTTCNNSVKFPAHQSAIVPILVSPNVSEFLEAINQGFELEWSANDSLCDTCESSGGQCGYNKTTTAFTCYCAGQPQDFECSSSPQAPSQSTKKSRNSALEIGLSSAGAVIGAFVGFWILAFIQRRRRKAALEKTEELPIATPSSKGLATSTNLSQTTPSLTSLKSDIDKGSTYFGVRVFSYDELEEATNFFDSSRELGDGGFGIVYYGVLRDGHEVAVKRLYENNMKRTEQFMNEIEILAHLQHRNLVKLHGCTSRHSRELLLVYEYIPNGTVADHLHGRQSNSGLLTLPVRLSIAIETASALVYLHASDVIHRDVKTNNILLDNDFCVKVADFGLSRLFPTNATHLTTAPQGTPGYVDPEYYQCYQLTDKSDVYSFGVVLIELISALQAVDTNRRRHDINLSNMAVNMIQNHALNELVDPFLGFDKDFVVRRMVTSVAELAFRCLQKQREMRPTMEEVLEILKRIEKENYGAEKADVLDISEDDVGLLKHASSPLQLSADSISDQFWESSSSTKTPHSY, encoded by the exons ATGTCTTGGCTTATCCTACTCCTAACCATAGCCTTGGTCTGTGGTTCAGCACCTGTGTTTGCTGCTGATGATGAGCGATATCTGAACTGCATGAAGTCATTTGATTGCGGAAATATTAAGGGTGTTGGTTATCCTTTCTCGGGATCCGATAGGCCTGATTACTGTGGCTATCCCGGGTTTGAGCTCGGTTGCAGCAACCAATTTCCGGAGATCACAATCATGCGATCGACTTACAAACTCCTTGGCATCAATAACCGGTCGCGGACTCTCAATGTTTCTAGAACAGATTACACAGAAAATCTCTGTCCTACTCTCCTTTCCAACACCTCTTTGAATCCAAATCTCTTGAGTTCCACTTCAGATCATGCTGAGGTAACACTATACTATGGTTGCCCTAGTCCAAGCCCACCAGCGTTATCATCTCAGTTTACTTGCAACATTAACGACACTGTTATGGTGGGAAACTTTATAACAGTCAACTTCTCTGTCCTTAGTATTACTGATCCCAGCTTAATCAGCTACCTGACAACATGCAACAATAGTGTTAAATTTCCTGCCCATCAATCAGCTATTGTGCCAATTCTAGTCAGTCCAAATGTATCAGAGTTTCTTGAAGCTATTAATCAAGGTTTTGAGTTGGAGTGGAGTGCAAATGATTCATTATGTGATACATGTGAATCTTCTGGTGGTCAGTGTGGGTACAACAAGACCACTACAGCATTCACTTGTTACTGTGCGGGTCAACCTCAAGATTTTGAATGCTCATCATCACCACAGGCACCTAGTCAATCTACAA AGAAGTCTCGAAACAGTGCACTCGAAATTG GACTTAGCTCAGCAGGTGCTGTTATTGGTGCCTTTGTGGGATTCTGGATCTTGGCCTTTATACAACGGAGGAGAAGAAAAGCTGCCCTAGAGAAAACCGAAGAACTTCCTATAGCAACTCCTTCAAGCAAAGGCCTTGCTACCTCAACTAATCTCTCTCAAACCACCCCTTCTCTTACCTCCTTGAAGTCTGACATTGATAAGGGTAGTACCTACTTTGGAGTTCGGGTTTTCAGCTATGATGAACTTGAGGAAGCAACCAActtttttgattcttcaagagAACTTGGAGATGGAGGGTTTGGCATTGTTTATTATG GTGTACTCAGGGATGGGCATGAGGTCGCCGTCAAGCGCCTATATGAGAACAACATGAAACGTACTGAGCAGTTtatgaatgaaattgagatcCTAGCCCATTTACAACACCGGAATCTGGTGAAACTTCACGGATGTACCTCCAGGCACAGCCGAGAGCTTCTACTCGTTTATGAATACATTCCTAATGGAACTGTTGCTGATCATCTTCATGGAAGACAGTCAAACTCTGGCTTGCTCACTTTGCCTGTTCGGCTAAGCATTGCCATAGAGACAGCCAGTGCGCTGGTGTACCTCCATGCTTCAGATGTCATACATCGAGATGTAAAAACCAATAACATTCTCCTAGACAATGACTTCTGTGTCAAAGTGGCTGATTTTGGTTTGTCCCGATTGTTCCCAACTAATGCCACTCATTTAACGACTGCTCCACAAGGAACACCTGGATATGTTGATCCGGAGTATTATCAATGCTACCAACTCACGGACAAGAGTGATGTTTACAGCTTTGGCGTAGTCTTGATTGAGCTGATATCAGCTTTACAAGCAGTGGACACCAATAGGCGTCGGCACGATATTAATCTGTCCAACATGGCAGTCAACATGATCCAAAATCATGCTTTGAATGAGTTGGTTGATCCATTTCTTGGATTTGATAAGGATTTCGTAGTGAGGAGGATGGTAACATCAGTTGCAGAATTAGCTTTCCGGTGTTTGCAAAAACAGAGGGAAATGAGGCCAACTATGGAAGAAGTGTTGGAGATATTGAAAagaattgagaaagaaaattatgGAGCAGAAAAGGCAGATGTATTGGATATTAGTGAGGATGATGTTGGGCTATTGAAGCATGCTTCTTCCCCACTTCAACTTTCAGCAGACTCAATAAGTGATCAATTCTGGGAAAGCAGTTCTTCCACTAAAACACCCCATTCCTACTAG
- the LOC133671354 gene encoding LEAF RUST 10 DISEASE-RESISTANCE LOCUS RECEPTOR-LIKE PROTEIN KINASE-like 2.7 isoform X1, translated as MLLPLARMNSSAFSFLSDFVLVLLLFIQVPSSSSNDDLFTACSKKFECGGIFAGFPFWGNDRPRACGVPELELRCENNDIAKMNINQVAYRVFEINQDDGILTIAREDYMVGLCSPQFMNSTFNPKVFEYVEGYKNLTFIYGCKDAPPTIPGRIPFTCRINEGNDQGGYIQEGDTGPGECNRSVLVPVSKTDLPRPPIGIFPGWEELLRKGFEVRVKVDREACNECFTTSGACGIDYATNQTTCYCPNQSSGSKTCALPAAGEASSPAIYKIDLGRAKIITTNFSIFNMHGIVASWSCSYSLTAGPAKYQTKTYTNEGFVNSCTRRGDSGRGGPRLSDIFLS; from the exons ATGCTACTTCCTCTTGCCAGAATGAATTCCtcggccttttcttttctttcagatTTTGTTCTTGTATTGTTGCTCTTCATTCAAGTCCCTTCATCCTCGAGCAACGATGACCTGTTCACTGCCTGTAGTAAAAAGTTTGAATGTGGGGGTATTTTCGCGGGTTTTCCGTTCTGGGGAAATGACAGACCACGTGCCTGTGGCGTTCCTGAATTGGAACTCAGGTGTGAGAATAATGATATCGCCAAGATGAATATCAATCAGGTTGCATATCGTGTTTTTGAAATCAATCAGGATGATGGAATTCTCACGATTGCAAGAGAGGACTACATGGTTGGATTGTGTTCACCTCAGTTTATGAACAGCACGTTCAATCCTAAGGTTTTCGAGTATGTTGAGGGTTACAAAAATCTGACATTCATTTATGGTTGCAAGGATGCTCCTCCAACCATACCTGGTAGAATACCTTTCACTTGCAGAATAAATGAGGGTAATGATCAAGGTGGTTATATCCAAGAAGGAGATACTGGTCCTGGTGAATGCAATCGTAGTGTCTTAGTGCCAGTTTCTAAAACAGATTTGCCACGGCCACCAATCGGGATTTTCCCAGGTTGGGAAGAACTCCTGAGAAAAGGATTCGAGGTAAGAGTGAAGGTCGATAGGGAGGCGTGTAATGAATGCTTCACCACTTCAGGAGCTTGTGGTATTGACTATGCAACTAATCAAACAACTTGTTACTGTCCAAATCAATCAAGTGGATCAAAAACATGTGCTCTTCCAGCTGCAG GTGAAGCCTCAAGTCCAGCGATTTATAAAATTGACCTAGGCCGAGCAAAAATTATAACTACGAATTTTTCCATTTTTAACATGCATGGAATTGTTGCCTCGTGGAGCTGTTCATATTCCTTGACGGCTGGACCGGCAAAGTACCAAACAAAAACATACACTAACGAAGGATTTGTAAATTCTTGCACCCGTAGGGGGGATTCGGGGAGGGGTGGTCCGAGACTCTCTGACATATTTTTATCTTAG
- the LOC133671354 gene encoding LEAF RUST 10 DISEASE-RESISTANCE LOCUS RECEPTOR-LIKE PROTEIN KINASE-like 1.3 isoform X2 — translation MLLPLARMNSSAFSFLSDFVLVLLLFIQVPSSSSNDDLFTACSKKFECGGIFAGFPFWGNDRPRACGVPELELRCENNDIAKMNINQVAYRVFEINQDDGILTIAREDYMVGLCSPQFMNSTFNPKVFEYVEGYKNLTFIYGCKDAPPTIPGRIPFTCRINEGNDQGGYIQEGDTGPGECNRSVLVPVSKTDLPRPPIGIFPGWEELLRKGFEVRVKVDREACNECFTTSGACGIDYATNQTTCYCPNQSSGSKTCALPAAEKKSRNSALEIGLSSAGVVVGAFLGCWIMAFIQRRRRKAALEKTEELPVATPPSKGLATSTNISYNF, via the exons ATGCTACTTCCTCTTGCCAGAATGAATTCCtcggccttttcttttctttcagatTTTGTTCTTGTATTGTTGCTCTTCATTCAAGTCCCTTCATCCTCGAGCAACGATGACCTGTTCACTGCCTGTAGTAAAAAGTTTGAATGTGGGGGTATTTTCGCGGGTTTTCCGTTCTGGGGAAATGACAGACCACGTGCCTGTGGCGTTCCTGAATTGGAACTCAGGTGTGAGAATAATGATATCGCCAAGATGAATATCAATCAGGTTGCATATCGTGTTTTTGAAATCAATCAGGATGATGGAATTCTCACGATTGCAAGAGAGGACTACATGGTTGGATTGTGTTCACCTCAGTTTATGAACAGCACGTTCAATCCTAAGGTTTTCGAGTATGTTGAGGGTTACAAAAATCTGACATTCATTTATGGTTGCAAGGATGCTCCTCCAACCATACCTGGTAGAATACCTTTCACTTGCAGAATAAATGAGGGTAATGATCAAGGTGGTTATATCCAAGAAGGAGATACTGGTCCTGGTGAATGCAATCGTAGTGTCTTAGTGCCAGTTTCTAAAACAGATTTGCCACGGCCACCAATCGGGATTTTCCCAGGTTGGGAAGAACTCCTGAGAAAAGGATTCGAGGTAAGAGTGAAGGTCGATAGGGAGGCGTGTAATGAATGCTTCACCACTTCAGGAGCTTGTGGTATTGACTATGCAACTAATCAAACAACTTGTTACTGTCCAAATCAATCAAGTGGATCAAAAACATGTGCTCTTCCAGCTGCAG AGAAGAAGTCTCGAAACAGTGCACTCGAAATTG GGCTTAGCTCAGCAGGTGTTGTTGTTGGTGCCTTTTTGGGATGCTGGATCATGGCCTTTATACAACGGAGGAGAAGAAAAGCTGCCCTCGAGAAAACCGAAGAACTTCCTGTTGCAACTCCTCCAAGCAAAGGCCTTGCCACCTCAACTAATATCTCTTACAATTTTTAG
- the LOC133671347 gene encoding LEAF RUST 10 DISEASE-RESISTANCE LOCUS RECEPTOR-LIKE PROTEIN KINASE-like 1.3 isoform X2: MLLPLARMNSSAFSFLSIFVLVLLLFIQVPSSSSNDGLYTACSKKFECGGISADFPFWGNDSSPACGFPELKLRCENNFTKMNINQVAYRVLEINQYAGILRIAREDSFVGLCSPQFKNSTFNPKVFESDEGYKNLTIIYGCKDAPPTIPSPGIPFTCKINEVNDQGGYIQKGDTGPGECNRSVLVPVSRREWPPIWNLQALEEHLKKGFEVRLKVDRDACWECKMSSGVCGIDYVTNQTTCYCPNQSRGSKTCAREKSRNSALEIGLSSAGAVIGAFVGFWILAFIQRRRRKAALEKTEELPIATPSSKGLATSTNLSQTTPSLTSLKSDIDKGSTYFGVRVFSYDELEEATNFFDSSRELGDGGFGIVYYGVLRDGHEVAVKRLYENNMKRTEQFMNEIEILAHLQHRNLVKLHGCTSRHSRELLLVYEYIPNGTVADHLHGRQSNSGLLTLPVRLSIAIETASALVYLHASDVIHRDVKTNNILLDNDFCVKVADFGLSRLFPTNATHLTTAPQGTPGYVDPEYYQCYQLTDKSDVYSFGVVLIELISALQAVDTNRRRHDINLSNMAVNMIQNHALNELVDPFLGFDKDFVVRRMVTSVAELAFRCLQKQREMRPTMEEVLEILKRIEKENYGAEKADVLDISEDDVGLLKHASSPLQLSADSISDQFWESSSSTKTPHSY; this comes from the exons ATGCTACTTCCTCTTGCCAGAATGAATTCCtcggccttttcttttctttcaatttttgttcttgtattGTTGCTCTTCATTCAAGTTCCTTCATCCTCGAGCAACGATGGCCTGTACACTGCCTGTAGTAAAAAGTTTGAATGTGGGGGTATTTCTGCGGATTTTCCATTCTGGGGAAATGACAGCTCACCTGCCTGTGGCTTTCCTGAATTGAAGCTCAGGTGTGAGAATAATTTCACCAAGATGAATATCAATCAGGTTGCATATCGTGTTTTGGAAATCAATCAGTATGCTGGAATTCTCAGGATTGCAAGAGAGGACTCCTTTGTTGGATTGTGTTCACCTCAATTTAAGAACAGCACGTTCAATCCTAAGGTTTTCGAGTCTGATGAGGGttacaaaaatcttacaataatTTATGGTTGCAAGGATGCTCCTCCAACCATACCTAGTCCTGGTATACCTTTCACTTGCAAAATAAATGAGGTTAATGATCAAGGTGGTTATATCCAAAAAGGAGATACTGGTCCAGGGGAATGCAATCGTAGTGTCTTGGTGCCAGTTTCTAGAAGAGAATGGCCACCAATCTGGAATCTGCAAGCTTTGGAAGAACACCTGAAAAAAGGATTCGAGGTAAGATTGAAGGTCGATAGGGATGCGTGTTGGGAATGCAAAATGTCTTCAGGAGTTTGTGGTATTGACTATGTAACTAATCAAACAACTTGTTACTGTCCAAATCAATCAAGAGGATCAAAAACATGTGCTCGAG AGAAGTCTCGAAACAGTGCACTCGAAATTG GACTTAGCTCAGCAGGTGCTGTTATTGGTGCCTTTGTGGGATTCTGGATCTTGGCCTTTATACAACGGAGGAGAAGAAAAGCTGCCCTAGAGAAAACCGAAGAACTTCCTATAGCAACTCCTTCAAGCAAAGGCCTTGCTACCTCAACTAATCTCTCTCAAACCACCCCTTCTCTTACCTCCTTGAAGTCTGACATTGATAAGGGTAGTACCTACTTTGGAGTTCGGGTTTTCAGCTATGATGAACTTGAGGAAGCAACCAActtttttgattcttcaagagAACTTGGAGATGGAGGGTTTGGCATTGTTTATTATG GTGTACTCAGGGATGGGCATGAGGTCGCCGTCAAGCGCCTATATGAGAACAACATGAAACGTACTGAGCAGTTtatgaatgaaattgagatcCTAGCCCATTTACAACACCGGAATCTGGTGAAACTTCACGGATGTACCTCCAGGCACAGCCGAGAGCTTCTACTCGTTTATGAATACATTCCTAATGGAACTGTTGCTGATCATCTTCATGGAAGACAGTCAAACTCTGGCTTGCTCACTTTGCCTGTTCGGCTAAGCATTGCCATAGAGACAGCCAGTGCGCTGGTGTACCTCCATGCTTCAGATGTCATACATCGAGATGTAAAAACCAATAACATTCTCCTAGACAATGACTTCTGTGTCAAAGTGGCTGATTTTGGTTTGTCCCGATTGTTCCCAACTAATGCCACTCATTTAACGACTGCTCCACAAGGAACACCTGGATATGTTGATCCGGAGTATTATCAATGCTACCAACTCACGGACAAGAGTGATGTTTACAGCTTTGGCGTAGTCTTGATTGAGCTGATATCAGCTTTACAAGCAGTGGACACCAATAGGCGTCGGCACGATATTAATCTGTCCAACATGGCAGTCAACATGATCCAAAATCATGCTTTGAATGAGTTGGTTGATCCATTTCTTGGATTTGATAAGGATTTCGTAGTGAGGAGGATGGTAACATCAGTTGCAGAATTAGCTTTCCGGTGTTTGCAAAAACAGAGGGAAATGAGGCCAACTATGGAAGAAGTGTTGGAGATATTGAAAagaattgagaaagaaaattatgGAGCAGAAAAGGCAGATGTATTGGATATTAGTGAGGATGATGTTGGGCTATTGAAGCATGCTTCTTCCCCACTTCAACTTTCAGCAGACTCAATAAGTGATCAATTCTGGGAAAGCAGTTCTTCCACTAAAACACCCCATTCCTACTAG
- the LOC133671351 gene encoding putative glutamine amidotransferase GAT1_2.1 has translation MSPDLSVILPRVLIVSRRSLRNNKFVDFVGEYHLDLIVGHGAVPVIVPRVGGVHLLLDSFEPIHGVLLCEGEDIDPSLYEAETSNLSLEELEEIRRILASDTAVDREKDSIELRLAKLCLETNIPYLGICRGSQVLNVASGGTLYLDIEKEVPKKIQESQRVKHMDYDNYDGHRHVVKVVENTPLHDWFRDSLEEDKMEILVNSYHHQGVNRLAQKFVPMAFAPDGLIEGFYDPDACNPEEGKFIMGLQFHPERMRQDDTDKFDYPGCPRAYQEFVKAVIAYQKKLNSSTTSVPRPFKLDQAMEKKRKNIIRSFFLARNMYTTGQRMNPSKESELQAGAEFLESNTALSLQQENRLKQMGATVRNAGSYIERLKMNEEREGLAKNVMGKMSVEQLSDMLSFYHMMGQICSEVLDRKVNGIVHGIGS, from the exons ATGTCTCCTGATCTCTCTGTTATACTCCCTCGTGTTCTCATCGTCTCTAGACGCAGCCTCCGCAACAACAAATTTGTAGATTTCGTTG gtgAATATCATCTTGATCTTATAGTTGGCCATGGTGCAGTACCAGTTATCGTGCCCCGTGTTGGTGGGGTGCATTTGTTGTTAGATAGTTTTGAGCCTATCCATGGTGTTCTTCtttgtgaaggagaagataTTGATCCATCCTTATATGAAGCTGAGACATCTAATCTTTCACTAGAAGAGTTAGAAGAAATCAGGAGGATTCTTGCAAGTGATACAGCTGTTGATAGAGAGAAGGATTCAATTGAGTTGAGGCTTGCAAAACTTTGCCTTGAAACAAACATACCTTATCTGGGAATTTGCAGAGGATCTCAAGTTCTAAATGTTGCTTCTGGGGGTACCCTTTATCTGGACATTGAAAAGGAGGTTCCAAAGAAGATTCAGGAGTCTCAAAGAGTGAAACACATGGATTATGATAATTATGATGGGCATAGACATGTGGTTAAGGTGGTAGAGAACACCCCTTTGCATGATTGGTTTAGGGATTCTCTGGAAGAAGATAAAATGGAGATTTTGGTTAATAGTTATCACCACCAGGGGGTGAACAGATTAGCACAAAAATTTGTGCCTATGGCGTTCGCACCAGATGGATTGATTGAGGGGTTTTATGATCCTGATGCTTGTAATCCTGAAGAGGGTAAGTTCATAATGGGGCTTCAATTCCATCCAGAGCGAATGAGGCAGGATGACACCGACAAGTTTGATTATCCAGGATGCCCAAGGGCCTATCAG GAATTTGTCAAGGCTGTGATTGCCTATCAGAAGAAGCTCAACAGCAGTACTACATCTGTGCCAAGGCCTTTCAAGCTAGATCAAGcaatggagaagaaaaggaagaatatAATTAGAAGTTTCTTTCTTGCAAGAAACATGTACACTACTGGCCAAAGAATGAATCCATCAAAGGAATCAGAACTACAAGCTGGAGCAGAATTCCTAGAG TCCAACACAGCTTTGAGCTTACAACAAGAGAACAGATTGAAGCAGATGGGTGCAACAGTGAGGAATGCAGGTTCCTACATTGAAAGACTGAAGATGAATGAGGAGAGGGAAGGTTTGGCAAAAAATGTGATGGGAAAAATGTCTGTAGAGCAGTTGTCTGATATGTTGTCTTTCTACCATATGATGGGACAGATTTGCTCAGAAGTTTTAGATAGAAAGGTTAATGGCATTGTCCATGGCATCGGTTCTTGA